Part of the Hemicordylus capensis ecotype Gifberg chromosome 7, rHemCap1.1.pri, whole genome shotgun sequence genome, cgcaagaccagctctcctgtgtgtctctgtgtcctGTGTGGTGTGAATCCCCTTGTGCCTGCAAACAGGAATGTGTTCTGTTTAATGGGCTCTAGCTTTGCATGAGTGTGTAAAGGAGTGTGGGATGTATTGGTGTGTAGAGTGCCCCCCCTCCAGATAGGACTCTTctgttttgcagggggagagcaactggccctatcaatccctagccactggaggtactgtgctgggggtggatagggccagttgctctccccctgctccagaaagaataattgccacttttaaaaggtgcctcttggctcgtTTCGCACTCATGCTGCTCGCCTCCCAACTGCAGATGTCCCAATGCCAGTGGGACAGTGTGTCCCCGCACCCCCCTGCCACCAGCCCCAGCTCATCTTCAGCCCATAGCATGGACATCAAGCCTTGAAATGCTGAAGCTCTCCAAGTCAGTAGTGATCGTGAACGTTGTTCTCCTGTCTCCCCGAGTCCTGAGAACACCTAAGGCTCATTCTGATGATGATGGTTCTAGTTCAGGAGCTCTGCGCACTCCCGATATTTGAGCGTGTGTTAGATGAAAGTGACGTCGGAGGAGTTCGGAGAGCTTCTTTGTGTACAAAGCCCCAGCTGGGTCGCTCAAGCACCCCTTACTCAGGATCCCCATGTGTcgctggactaccactcccatcatcccctgtcttCAGCCATgttggctaggggtgatgggagttgtaaaatcagcaacatctggggacccaacactgggaACCTCTGAGCGAAGATAAAGTGGCAGGGAAGATCCAGAGAACGAGGTAGGGGTTAAGGCTGTCCTACCCAACTGGGGCTTAGCATACAAATAAACACCCCGCCCTGCCTTGTGTTAACTCGCAGGCAATCAGTCGGGGAAAACGAGCCCCCCAAGTTAGAGGAGGAGGCTTCTCCTAGCCTAATCATCATCGGGAGAATGAGTCCCTGCTGTCCTTCAGGGCGATCTAATCCTTTGGGATGTGAATCCCACCCCATCTGTGTTCTTCTGACCCCAAACTTGGTTGCCCCCTTTGTATTTCCCAGTGTCTGacctgcctgcttctcccccacaaCCCCCCTAGCTTGATCGCTTACAACTCCCTGGAACTGATCCGTGACGACGCCTTTGTGGGACTCGTACACCTGGAGTATATGTGAGTGTACATGTTGGGGTGCAGGGGTCAGGTGTGGGGGCAAGCATGCACCTTTGGGACGGGGGCGGGGGTGTCACGGATGTCTTGCGGCAtccaggatggatggatggggaaAGTCTGTGCAAGGGTAAGCTTATAAAGGCAATGGGTTCAAAAGTTTGGGGGATTGTGATGGGGTCGCATGGGAAATGTGCAGGATACCGTGATCTTATTGATTTACTACATATATAgctcgttcttcctccaaggagcccaaagcagtctacatggttatatttattttcacaacagccttgtggggtaggttaggctgagagatgtgacttgcccagagtcaccccgtgagtttcatagctgaataaggatttgaactcgggtcttcccgctCCTTGTCCAAACTCTAACCCACTccatcacactggctctttgcCACATTTAGGAGGCAACTTAAACTTATATTCAAGTAGGGTAGTTGGCCAATGGAAAAATGTTAGTTGATTTttcatttgccctttaatttgttCCTCTTAATTGCATTGTAAATAACATGTCTGTATATTTGCAGATTACCAAAACGATAATACAGGTGTCCTTTTGAGGCTGTGAAGCAAGGGTTCATACTCCAAGAAgacaatgagctgggtctcacgatccgtgagacccggtttgtggcagtgagcgggaagagtgggctaagccgctcatgagtggggagagagccctgggcagccggattggccgcccacacgattgccgtctccaagacggggctggggggagcgggggccgattggcgaGACCCCCgaagctgggaggcggcttttcgcctcccctccggtgctcgctccacaaacctggtttgggggcaggggttctgatgatcgggaaaaatcaggctagactttcctagcctgattttccccgatcgtgggaatagccccagcgTTACTCTGAGTTCTCTCTCTGGGTTCGTTCACGTGGCGCTACATGAACAAGTCTTCTGCTCCCTCACTTCCTGCTCTTTACCCTCCTCCCATCATGCTCTCTGATTTTATTCTTCACTTCCAACTTAACAGCAAACCACAGTTGACTGTTAACAGCTGGAGTGAATGATCCATGGTTTGCTGCAAACCAGGATCCCAATGCCAGTTCAAACCATGGTTGCCAATCCTGGTTTGAGGGCAACATGGTTTGTGCAAACCATTGATTGCCCAGTTTAGATGTACCAGCAAATTACGGGTTGCTGCTGAATCCTGAGGGAATTGGTACATGAGAGGAGAAGGAAGCACGTGAGCACAGAGGGTTCGTCCACAcaaggtgggttcagatgaccagCAGCCAATCCAGTTGGTGTGAACTGCAAGCTCCCAGCAAGCGTGCACTCCCAGTGTGAGTCGGTATTCCTGCCCCTCTCCTGATGTGTAAACCTGCCAATACTGGGTCGCTGAGCTGCACTTCCCTTTGCCTCCGAACATCCGCCACCTAACTTCAACTCTTGGCTACAGATGTTGTATATCCGGAGGGAAtacaaagaatcctgggaattgtagtttaatAAGGTGCTGAGAATTTTCTGTTAGAGAcctcctttagggatgtgcacggaaccagtttggaggctcttttacggacctctgaactggaaccagttcaaaggttgggggggggataactttaaagactggggagggtgctcttacatcctcccccgccccgGCCGCATTTCTGGCCGTGACACTGTGTGCAAAATCGGTCCTGTgggatggcagtgtacctccttgctgccctggcgTGTCAGGGACTGGAAGTGCCCGGTGCGTATGCGCACGCTGCGATGTGCGTGTGTATGTCATGCTCGCACACACGTCGTACTGGGCACTTCCGGCCCATGACacaccggggcggcaaggaggtacgcagccACCCCGTGGGACCAATTTTGcacacagtgccagtgggggaaacggggggggggagagcgccctccccagtccttaaaggtgtcccccctcaccttcaaactggcagtcgccagttccgtgcacatccctaaccctctTTGCCCCCCAGACTATAGCTCCCAGGGTTTCCTGAGGAGAGGGAGTACCTGTTAACCCCATTTATGTTCAAATGCAACGTCTGTTGTGACACCGAACTCTTCAACCATGCTTTCATGGGTATTTCTGCAAACAGGCTGTTCCTTTTCAGAAGGCATGCTTAGATAATTCTACAACTTTACTGATGAGAGTTGCAATTTTAGGTTTTGAAAAAGAGCCACCCCAGACATCACTAAAGTTTCTGGAATGGGCTTTGTGCTCTCTTGGTGTCTTAAAGGGGgtctcctctccacttgcaggTTCATTGAGCACAACAAGCTGAAAGCCATCTCCAAGAATGCTCTCCGAGGGCTCAAGGGCCTTCTTCACCTGTGAGTGATTCTTCAACACCCTCCCAAATCCCCACCGAAATTTGTGATCCTTGAACACACTCCCAGATCCCTGCCCTGCTCTGTCATTCGAAGTGCACAGTAGCCCCTTCCACCGCCAGACCCCTGTGTATCGTATTTGTCACTGCTTCCCACAACCCTGAGCCTTTCTGGTCCTCCTCTTCTCCCACTCTGCCTTATCTCCTTCTAGCTGTTACTCAACACTGCCCTCCGCTTCTGCCCAGACTCTCCTCccaccttgctcccacacaatctcttctacaCAGGTTCTCCCCTtagcttgctcccacacaatcgcttctacccaggctctcctcccaccttgctcccacacaatcgcttctacccaggctctcctcccaccttgctcccacacaattgcttctacccaggctctcctcccaccttgctcccacacaacttgGGAAAATTGCAAGCTCCCAAACCCCAGGgtataacacagtttttgattgtctgaatgacctcagtgtgtccATCACCTCCCTTCTAAGTCgccccccccttcctctctccctgcaggaaTTTGGCCAACAATAACCTGCAGACTTTGCCAAGGCACCTGTTCCGGGGATTGGATGCTTTGACTACAGTGTGAGTGTGaagcaagggggggaaaggtggcagcaggggctaTGGGCATGGGTTTAGTTTAGGTTTCCAATCTTGGGTGCCCAGgtggtggtggactacaactcccatcatccccggctacAATGGCCAAGGGGCCAaaaggtgatgggagctgtagtcggtGGGACAggcacaaattcagaagtgcagatgctctccATGGCAGTCCCCGTAGCCAGGTCAGCCCTGGCAGCCACGCCCCGTAgcgcccctgccccaccctccaccccggCTTAGATCGTTGCAATCGTGGGGAGTTCTCTAGCAAGACAGAGCTTGAGCCTCATGTGGTTCTCCACCCAGAAAAGCAACCTTGTGGATAATCAACCACGAATGGTGGTGATGATAAAATCAGTTGTCGTCCAGTATTTAATTATGCaacaaactgttggaatagcaagagcagcgtattggttccatttggaaagcgaagggctttgtgtccctgctgtactcggggggcagggagttccacaactACGTCCCTACTGTCCCTttagcacaggcctgctcaacttagccccccccagttgtatttggactacaactcccataatccccaccagcataagatagacaccagcaacagtcactggaggcactgtgctgggggtggacagggccagttactctccccctgctaaataaagagaatcaccacattaacaggtgcctctttgccaagttagcaaataaCTGCAAATAAAAAGTGGCGATTCCAGCCAAAAATTCCACAAGTTCCACCTGAGCTGAGTTTATATTTTGTTTGGTTAATTGAAGGCCCAGCGGCTCAAGGAGGCCACAGtccaaaacagtgccacccaagctGTATTCAGAATCCTGGCTTAATTTCACACGCAGGAGCCGAGTAGAAATAGGGAAGGAGATACAGGATAGTGGATGTCTGCAAGGAGCTGATGGATTACTTATTTTTACAGATTAGGAATTTAAGCGAAAGGTTTGTTAAAGTCTTTTCTTAATCCTGAAAGCCCCACCCAGGAGTTCTCCAACCTTAGAAACCTTTGCAATCTAGCCATAATCTTTAAAGATCTTCTGTGTTGTCATGAAGGCTAGAAACTGTCTTCTGAACCATTTCAACAAAGCTGCCTGTCCAGATAGGTGGTTGTGGGCGGAATGAAAGCAAAGTAGTCCACAGGCTTTGGGCAGCTGGGCTCCTTTATAATTCCAACGTTGGCCACTTTGGGTTGCTCTAGGGCTATCTCAAGAGGGGCCTGAGGCAGGGAGTTCCCAGGACCCAGCACCTACGGAGGCTCTGCCTTGTTTGGGGGCGGAGTCTCCATTGCTGTGCTGTAGTGTGGGGCAGCCTTctttgtaacagggattcccagatatcaTTGACTGCtactcccagaatccactgccaaaggctcttgcaactggggatgctgggagttgtagtctgtaacagggattcccagatgttgccaaGAACACTGCCCCACACTACAGCACAGCAATGGAGACTCCTCTGGCAGGGCCAAAACAACATTGATTCATCATGGGGGGGGAGGCCCACACACTAATTTTTTGCCCTGATCCCCACAAAAGCTTGAGACCACCCTGGCCCATCTTGCATGGTCATGATCCTGCCTCTCTCCTGGCAGAGATTTGAGGGGAAATGCCTTCCACTGTGACTGCAAGCTGAAGTGGCTGGTGGAATGGGTGAGCCACACCAATGCCCTGGTAGAGCCCATCCAGTGTCAATCTCCCGCGGAGCTGAACCAAACTGACCTTCGTGACCTCAGTCTTGCTGATTTCAACTGCATCACCACTGGTATGTTGCGTCCACGtcttctcttctttctcccttttaAAACTTGCTCTTTCTTTCCTGTGGCCCTGTGTGCCAGCCATAGAAGGATAAATATGTGAAACCAAGAcccactaaacaaacaaacaccccttCTAGACATGTCCTTGTTGTTTAGCTGTGTTCTAGCCCAGCCCATTTTCCCTTCTGGGGAGCAGAAGCCACACGAGgaggcaggtagggatgtgcaaatcaatttgaatctgaatcgattctactcgaatctgggtgattcggaTTTGGATCGAATCACCATTTAAAAGGGCAATtagttttgaattcaaatcaagtTTTCGACATTTGAATTGAGGGCCATTTGGCtcctttaaaaaaccatccaggccgcctgattggttaaaaaaaggtgccaaaatgcttgAATCTTTTCGaattggattcaaattcaaaatgaatttttgaaatccaATTTGAACTTGCttctaatttgaatcaaatcaaaaaattcgatttatgcacatccctagagacagGGAGCCCCTCTTGTTTTCGTTCTGATTGCCTTCCTCTTCCCTGCAGACCTGGTTCTCTTCGATACTCTGCCAGATCAGTCGCTCTCCGTGGAAACCTTCACCTACCATGGAGAACAGAACCTGGTGATTGCACAGCCCTTTGCCGGGCGCTGCAGCTTCTTGGAGTGGGACCATGTGGCAGGGAAGTTCCGCAGCTATGCCAATATCACCGGTGAGATGCCGCCCAGACTTTCCCACGGTTGCCGTCCTATTTCACAGTGAGGATCTATCCCAGAGACTCTCAGATCCCTGcatgtggctggactacagctcccatcatctgaaGCCACATGGGCTGcgggtgttgggagttgtagtccagtcacatctggggactcaagtttgaagACCCCTGAGCTATCCTGTTCTGGGCTGTCAGGGTCTCCAGGAAggaagggatccaggagcaccaCGGACCTTAGAAGATCCCAGGCAAGGGGTCAGCTTTTCGGCTAGTGCCAAGCAGGGCACAGATGCCGGGCAATGCTACAATGTAAGATTAttgctccagcagcttcctgAAGCAGATTGCTGGTTCATATGGCTGCTGCTCAGGCAGAGTTAATTGGCTCCACCCCTTCCTTAGAGAAGGTGTCTTAAAAGGGCCTTGCTTGAATTCTTAGGCACTGGCTCTGATGACCTTGCAGGGTCTCTACTTAGGTTCTCAGGGGACTCCTCTGTGTCAGGACGAAAGCATGGCTGTAAGGGTCCTGCTGTAGGTTTTGGCTCAGGTTCCCCTGCCTTATttttattccatttatttattccccccccccatttatctTCTCCGTtccctccacggagcccagagcagtgtacacggttatttttatcctcacaacaaccctgtgaggtaggtgcggctgacccagagtcacccagtgggtttaatggctgaacggggatttggaCTCAGGTTACCCTgttcttagtccagcactctaacccaggACCTCAccactttgaccctccagctggttttggactacagctcccatcatcctccaacCACCATGATTATagtctggggtgatgggagttgtagtccaacatcttcaggaaggccaaaattgggcagccctgctcccacCAATACACTGCACTGGTTTTCTTGGTTCTGATGTGGGGAATCCCAGTGGCATGGGATCGTCCAGGACAAGGATTCCTAACTGGTCCCATATGTTGCTAcattccaactcccatcatccccagatacagtGTACGgtggcaggggtgatgggaattgtagtccagcaacatctggagtaacgctggttgagaacccctggtctagggtCTGGACCCTAAGTTCCTCCCATCCTGTTTCATTCCTGGAACAGAACAGTCCTTCTATTTCCCCCAACAAGGGAGGTCTTGGATCTGAGGTCAGGACAGAAAGTTCCACGGAAACAAACAGATCTctgttacataggaaactgccatatactgagacagacccttggtccatctagctcagtattgtctacccagactggtagtggcttctccagggttgcaggcagggatctctctcagctctatcttggagatgctgccagggagggaacttggaacctagatgctcttcccagggtggcaccatcatcccctgaggggaatatcttgcagtgctcacacatcaagtctcccattcatatgcaaccgggacagaccctgcttagctaaggggacaagccatgcttgctaccaccagaccagctctcctcccacagcctgtTCACTCTGTTCCTCACGCTGTCCTCTCCCTAGGCTCGTCCACCGTGGTCTGCAAGCCTCTGGTGATCGACAGCCAGCTCTTTGTGGTGGTGGCTCAGCTCTTTGGAGGCTCGCACATCTACAAGCGGGACGAAGCCACCGGGCGCTTCCTGCGCATGCAGGCCATCGAGGGCTCGCGCATCCGCAAGCCCAATGACATCGAGGTCTTCCGCGTGGAGGGCAATTGGTACTTCATCATGGCCGACAGCTCCAAAGCCGGTTCTACCACCCTGTACCGCTGGAACGGCCACGGCTTCTACTCCAACCAGTCACTCCACCCCTGGTACCGTGACACGGACGCTGAGTTCCTGGAGATCGCCGGCAAGCCCCACCTTATCCTGGCCAGCAGTTCCCAGCGGCCCGTCATCTACCAGTGGAGCAAGCAGCAGTTTGTACGCCGCACGGACATTCCCGATAT contains:
- the LOC128332448 gene encoding leucine-rich glioma-inactivated protein 1-like, with amino-acid sequence MGWRLGPGGAAGAPLLLLLFLLLAGQGSAARRPPKRKCSGGCTCTKDTALCEGAKEVPKELPQNLISLSLIRSGFTEILEGSFVHVSSLQLLLIAYNSLELIRDDAFVGLVHLEYMFIEHNKLKAISKNALRGLKGLLHLNLANNNLQTLPRHLFRGLDALTTVDLRGNAFHCDCKLKWLVEWVSHTNALVEPIQCQSPAELNQTDLRDLSLADFNCITTDLVLFDTLPDQSLSVETFTYHGEQNLVIAQPFAGRCSFLEWDHVAGKFRSYANITGSSTVVCKPLVIDSQLFVVVAQLFGGSHIYKRDEATGRFLRMQAIEGSRIRKPNDIEVFRVEGNWYFIMADSSKAGSTTLYRWNGHGFYSNQSLHPWYRDTDAEFLEIAGKPHLILASSSQRPVIYQWSKQQFVRRTDIPDMDDVYAVKHFKVKEEVYVCLTRFLGDSKVMHWDGSMFRDVQRIPSRGSMVFQPLSIAGYRYAFLGNDYSFSQVYRYDPVTGLFQHFQELNAQAPRSFAHLNVDKQDFLIASSFKGKTHIYRHLIIDLSA